The proteins below come from a single Drosophila suzukii chromosome X, CBGP_Dsuzu_IsoJpt1.0, whole genome shotgun sequence genomic window:
- the Atg8a gene encoding gamma-aminobutyric acid receptor-associated protein isoform X2: MKFQYKEEHAFEKRRAEGDKIRRKYPDRVPVIVEKAPKARIGDLDKKKYLVPSDLTVGQFYFLIRKRIHLRPEDALFFFVNNVIPPTSATMGSLYQEHHEEDYFLYIAYSDENVYGMARVN, from the exons ATGAAGTTCCAATACAAGGAGGAGCACGCCTTCGAGAAGCGTCGCGCCGAGGGCGACAAGATCCGTCGCAAATATCCAGACCGTGTGCCC GTGATTGTCGAGAAGGCTCCCAAGGCGCGCATCGGTGATTTGGACAAGAAGAAGTACCTGGTGCCTTCCGACCTGACCGTCGGTCAGTTCTACTTCCTCATTCGCAAGCGCATCCACCTGCGTCCCGAGGATGCCCTCTTCTTCTTCGTGAACAACGTCATTCCACCAACATCGGCAACCATGGGCTCCCTGTACCAG GAACACCACGAGGAGGACTACTTCCTGTACATTGCCTACTCCGATGAGAACGTCTACGGCATGGCCAGGGTCAACTAA
- the Tango5 gene encoding vacuole membrane protein 1, with protein MSQHSKKESSSGHAIQSNRQHSSGNSNSNNKSHKRQAANGNLKAQSNSHHPHSQTSSKSLSSSSGSGSSSSSSSRSLSGSSMQDTSTSLLPAAAAGKAQKKNQKDKQRERERAERSQLVLWRHPLQTTKYCGLELAALLRTWSIRLLQQRLLLAALIVLGIVFSVIYKIDGPHQLAIEFVRRNTWFFVYWLGLGVLSSVGLGTGLHTFLLYLGPHIASVTLAAYECNSLRFPQPPYPDDIICPEEPYDKRVPNIWSIMSKVRMEAFLWGAGTALGELPPYFMAKAARLSGYDPEDAEELAEFEALNAKRHQKNLSLMDKGKLFMERVVERVGFFGILACASIPNPLFDLAGITCGHFLVPFWTFFGATLIGKAVIKMHIQKIFVIIAFNETLIERAVDLLASLPLLGHKLQEPFKSFLKNQKQRLHRQQRGAAGAGAGAGDSGNLLSRIFETFVIGMVCYFVVSIVNSLAQSYHKRLHKKPPTGAGAGAATTPTRLAAAAAAGPSKKSGKQKALRD; from the exons ATGTCACAACACTCGAAAAAGGAGAGCAGCAGTGGCCATGCGATCCAGAGCAATCGACAACACAGcagcggcaacagcaacagcaacaacaagagcCACAAGCGGCAGGCGGCCAATGGCAATCTGAAGGCCCAGTCGAACTcccaccacccccacagccaAACCTCCTCGAAATCGCTAAgtagcagcagcggcagcggcagctccagcagcagcagcagtagaAGCCTCAGCGGGAGCAGCATGCAGGACACCAGCACATCCTTGCTGCCGGCGGCGGCGGCTGGCAAGGCACAGAAGAAGAACCAAAAAGACAAACAGCGGGAGCGGGAGCGCGCGGAACGCAGCCAGCTGGTCCTCTGGCGACATCCCCTGCAGACCACCAAGTACTGCGGCCTCGAGCTGGCCGCTCTCCTGCGGACGTGGAGCATCAG ACTACTGCAGCAGCGACTCTTGCTGGCCGCCCTGATAGTATTAGGCATCGTATTTAGCGTAATTTACAAAATAGACGGCCCCCATCAGTTGGCCATCGAGTTTGTGCGCAGGAACACCTGGTTCTTCGTCTACTGGCTGGGCCTGGGCGTCCTGTCCTCGGTGGGATTGGGCACTGGACTGCACACGTTCCTGCTCTACCTGGGGCCGCACATAGCCAGCGTCACGCTGGCCGCCTACGAGTGCAACTCGCTACGATTCCCACAGCCCCCGTATCCCGATGA TATTATCTGTCCCGAGGAGCCGTACGACAAGCGGGTGCCAAACATCTGGTCCATCATGTCAAAGGTGCGAATGGAGGCCTTCCTCTGGGGAGCGGGAACGGCGCTGGGCGAGCTGCCGCCGTACTTCATGGCCAAGGCGGCGAGGCTCTCCGGCTACGATCCAGAGGATGCCGAGGAGCTTGCCGAGTTCGAGGCCCTCAACGCGAAGCGCCACCAAAAGAACCTCAGTCTGATGGACAAGGGCAAGCTGTTCATGGAGCGCGTGGTGGAGCGCGTCGGATTCTTTGGCATCCTGGCCTGTGCAAGC ATTCCCAATCCCCTGTTCGATCTGGCAGGAATCACATGCGGCCACTTCCTGGTGCCATTCTGGACGTTCTTCGGAGCCACGCTGATTGGCAAGGCGGTGATCAAGATGCACATCCAGAAGATCTTCGTGATCATCGCCTTCAATGAGACGCTGATCGAGCGGGCCGTCGATCTCCTGGCCTCGCTGCCGCTGCTCGGTCACAAGCTGCAGGAGCCGTTCAAGTCCTTCCTGAAGAACCAGAAGCAGCGACTGCATCGCCAGCAGCGAGGAGCGGCGGGCGCGGGAGCCGGAGCTGGAGATTCGGGCAACCTGCTGTCCAGGATCTTCGAGACATTCGTCATCGGCATGGTGTGCTACTTCGTGGTGTCCATCGTCAACTCGCTGGCCCAGAGCTACCACAAGAGGCTGCACAAAAAACCGCCGACCggagctggagctggagcagcgaccacgcccactcgaCTGGCGGCGGCGGCTGCGGCGGGGCCGAGCAAGAAGTCGGGAAAGCAGAAAGCTTTACGGGACTAG
- the Atg8a gene encoding gamma-aminobutyric acid receptor-associated protein isoform X1, which produces MHPKYCPYPSVIFVCFWQVRGCQNTNHITAEQGQGQLVRTIYIRILYSVIVEKAPKARIGDLDKKKYLVPSDLTVGQFYFLIRKRIHLRPEDALFFFVNNVIPPTSATMGSLYQEHHEEDYFLYIAYSDENVYGMARVN; this is translated from the exons ATGCATCCCAAATATTGCCCGTATCCGAGTGttattttcgtttgtttttggCAAGTGCGCGGATGCCAAAACACAAATCACATAACAGCTGAGCAGGGGCAAGGCCAGCTGGTCCGGACCATATATATCCGAATTCTATATAGT GTGATTGTCGAGAAGGCTCCCAAGGCGCGCATCGGTGATTTGGACAAGAAGAAGTACCTGGTGCCTTCCGACCTGACCGTCGGTCAGTTCTACTTCCTCATTCGCAAGCGCATCCACCTGCGTCCCGAGGATGCCCTCTTCTTCTTCGTGAACAACGTCATTCCACCAACATCGGCAACCATGGGCTCCCTGTACCAG GAACACCACGAGGAGGACTACTTCCTGTACATTGCCTACTCCGATGAGAACGTCTACGGCATGGCCAGGGTCAACTAA